Proteins from one Listeria weihenstephanensis genomic window:
- the essB gene encoding type VII secretion protein EssB, which translates to MITRKIMVDAMEYNFQIDGTAWQVDFSKSQTRVKDVRQLALLKENSTFFVAADYADKGDALSFTFDTTGKSTWDELRGLERNEQLRAIGNVARFSELLKTRFTFFLHPENMVFDRNQMPFLVYRGIRDVLPPYMMTEEKFLKQYKCLIVALFSKKYSFDELISGSLDNAKGTSFDRSIIEAKDLAAIEEILAESYTKETAAVNRKMTLVQRKNYRLFKGLTIGFIIATIVLAVPVAYFAFVKVPFQETLLSANEAFIADDSGKVTETLRDVDPTKLPQASKYELAKSYVESAKLSKAQKDTLLQKITLKSPEEYLLYWIYDGQAELTKANDIALTMKDNDLQVYNLARQIEKLDADTEMKASTRNEKQEAINEKIKKIKDDEAKAKEEAAKAEATQKAQDKAQATSEVE; encoded by the coding sequence ATGATAACGAGAAAGATAATGGTAGATGCGATGGAATATAATTTTCAGATAGATGGGACAGCTTGGCAGGTTGATTTTTCGAAGTCGCAAACGAGAGTGAAAGATGTTCGTCAATTGGCTTTGTTGAAGGAGAACTCGACATTTTTTGTGGCGGCGGATTACGCGGATAAGGGCGATGCGTTGTCGTTTACATTCGATACGACTGGCAAATCGACATGGGATGAGTTACGCGGACTTGAGCGGAATGAGCAATTGCGAGCGATTGGTAATGTGGCGCGATTTTCAGAATTATTGAAGACGCGATTCACATTTTTCTTACATCCAGAAAATATGGTTTTTGATAGAAATCAGATGCCGTTTTTGGTGTACCGTGGGATTCGTGATGTTTTGCCGCCGTACATGATGACGGAAGAGAAGTTTTTGAAGCAGTATAAATGTTTGATCGTGGCGCTGTTTTCGAAAAAGTATTCGTTTGATGAGCTGATTTCGGGGTCACTGGATAATGCGAAGGGGACGAGTTTTGATCGGAGCATTATTGAGGCGAAGGATTTAGCGGCGATCGAGGAGATTTTGGCGGAGAGTTATACGAAGGAAACGGCGGCTGTGAATCGTAAAATGACGCTGGTGCAACGGAAGAATTATCGTTTGTTTAAAGGGCTTACGATTGGATTTATTATTGCGACGATTGTTTTGGCGGTTCCAGTTGCTTATTTTGCTTTTGTAAAAGTGCCGTTTCAGGAGACGTTGCTTAGTGCGAATGAGGCGTTTATCGCGGATGACTCTGGTAAGGTGACGGAGACGTTGCGCGATGTAGATCCGACGAAATTGCCGCAAGCGAGCAAGTATGAATTGGCGAAATCGTATGTGGAAAGCGCAAAACTAAGTAAAGCTCAGAAGGATACGTTGTTACAGAAAATAACATTGAAATCGCCGGAGGAATATTTGTTGTACTGGATTTATGATGGACAAGCGGAACTTACGAAGGCCAATGATATTGCGCTGACGATGAAAGATAATGATTTGCAGGTTTATAACTTGGCGAGACAGATTGAGAAGTTGGACGCAGATACGGAAATGAAGGCTTCTACTAGAAATGAGAAACAAGAAGCGATCAACGAGAAAATTAAAAAGATAAAAGATGATGAAGCGAAGGCGAAAGAAGAGGCTGCAAAAGCGGAAGCCACTCAAAAAGCACAAGATAAAGCGCAAGCAACTTCGGAGGTAGAATAA
- a CDS encoding EsaB/YukD family protein, which yields MAQDTHINVTINFTKWGGRIHDLRIPKHQPVKALLLNLVETLKLAQPNMSHCAIKVANKELLLTDDDKLTDFQITDGDIIEIL from the coding sequence ATGGCACAGGATACGCATATTAATGTCACGATAAATTTTACAAAATGGGGCGGACGGATTCATGATTTGCGAATCCCAAAGCATCAGCCGGTCAAGGCGTTGTTGCTGAATTTGGTGGAGACGCTGAAATTGGCACAACCGAACATGTCGCATTGCGCGATTAAAGTGGCAAATAAGGAATTATTGTTGACAGATGATGATAAGTTGACGGATTTTCAAATTACAGACGGGGACATCATTGAAATTTTATAA
- the essA gene encoding type VII secretion protein EssA, protein MMMKRKDRVISMLVCTFVGTIFIAPVGVFAVDNEESYLGDDGKMEMQLDRVTKTNDEKNADTDTEETELEKLGITLFTPEAEKTAAEIKAQKKKEMDDVKNSLFTDESTKDNSVQVMKASLFTMQEDVAKSSETTALSQDEPEKKSKTIWWVLSGIVLAVAALLYTVVRKVWE, encoded by the coding sequence ATGATGATGAAGCGTAAAGACAGAGTTATTTCTATGCTTGTTTGTACTTTTGTGGGAACGATTTTCATTGCGCCAGTTGGTGTTTTTGCAGTGGATAATGAAGAGTCATATCTTGGTGATGATGGAAAAATGGAAATGCAGTTAGACCGGGTTACGAAAACGAATGACGAGAAAAATGCAGATACGGATACGGAAGAGACGGAGCTTGAAAAATTAGGAATTACGTTATTTACGCCGGAAGCCGAGAAAACGGCTGCGGAGATAAAGGCGCAGAAAAAGAAAGAAATGGATGATGTGAAGAATTCATTGTTTACTGACGAGTCGACAAAAGATAACTCTGTGCAAGTGATGAAAGCATCTTTGTTTACGATGCAAGAGGATGTAGCGAAATCAAGTGAAACGACGGCGTTAAGTCAGGATGAACCTGAAAAAAAGAGCAAGACAATTTGGTGGGTTTTATCGGGTATTGTTTTGGCAGTGGCTGCGTTGCTTTATACGGTCGTTCGAAAAGTATGGGAATAG